The following proteins are encoded in a genomic region of Spirosoma sp. SC4-14:
- a CDS encoding DUF721 domain-containing protein: protein MSQTYRYNRENATRTAGTTTVKDAIGQLLKAYQLQTRFNETYLEAFWGRMMGTSIASRTNRLYVRDRKLHIEIASAPLRNELVNAKQKLIQLVNKDMGADVIDDVIFI, encoded by the coding sequence ATGAGCCAGACCTACCGTTATAACCGCGAGAATGCTACCCGAACAGCCGGCACTACAACCGTAAAGGATGCAATCGGGCAACTGCTTAAAGCATACCAACTCCAAACACGTTTTAATGAAACGTATCTGGAGGCTTTCTGGGGGCGTATGATGGGTACATCGATTGCTTCCCGTACAAATCGGCTCTATGTTCGTGATCGTAAACTGCACATTGAAATTGCCTCTGCTCCGTTGCGCAACGAACTTGTTAATGCCAAACAGAAACTTATTCAGTTAGTCAATAAAGACATGGGAGCCGATGTGATTGACGATGTTATATTTATTTGA
- a CDS encoding polysaccharide deacetylase family protein — MAEFSYRQRTILFTVDVEEFDTAVEFGHTISLAEQIAVSTQGLRLLSDRFDSVGVQTTLFTTANYALHEPALIRELAQKHEIASHGYFHTTFEPADLLKSRLALEKLLGQPVTGFRRARMGFVDPTDIQQAGYQYNSSLHPTWLPGRYNHWGEPRKPFVELGVWQIPASVTPTLRLPLFWLSLKNFPFSFYKQLCLQTLKADGFLNLYVHPWEFTDLAAYEKIPAYVRRYSRNELLNRVENLLRFLQPHGDFNTMSEFTASLTQTASVKA; from the coding sequence ATGGCAGAGTTCAGCTACCGACAAAGAACAATTTTATTTACCGTTGACGTAGAAGAATTCGACACTGCTGTTGAATTCGGTCATACCATTTCACTAGCAGAACAAATTGCCGTTTCAACGCAGGGTCTGCGCTTATTATCCGATCGATTCGATTCTGTAGGTGTCCAAACTACGTTATTTACAACAGCCAACTACGCTCTGCACGAACCAGCACTAATTCGGGAATTAGCCCAAAAACATGAAATAGCTTCTCACGGCTATTTCCATACAACATTCGAACCGGCCGATTTGCTTAAGTCACGACTGGCTCTGGAAAAATTGCTCGGGCAGCCCGTTACCGGATTCCGCCGTGCCCGCATGGGTTTTGTTGACCCAACAGACATACAACAGGCTGGCTATCAGTATAACTCATCACTTCATCCGACCTGGCTACCGGGTCGTTATAATCATTGGGGTGAGCCCAGAAAGCCTTTCGTTGAATTGGGAGTCTGGCAGATACCCGCGTCCGTAACGCCAACCCTACGGCTACCGCTGTTCTGGCTGAGTCTGAAAAATTTTCCGTTTTCGTTCTACAAACAGCTTTGTTTGCAAACCCTAAAAGCCGATGGGTTTTTAAATCTGTATGTCCATCCCTGGGAGTTTACGGACCTGGCAGCTTACGAAAAGATTCCGGCCTACGTTCGTCGGTATTCCCGCAATGAGTTACTGAATCGGGTGGAGAACTTACTGCGGTTTCTGCAACCACATGGAGATTTCAATACGATGAGCGAGTTCACAGCATCACTCACTCAAACAGCATCAGTTAAAGCCTGA
- a CDS encoding glycosyltransferase family 2 protein has protein sequence MKSPDGMISIVVPAYNEEENLPVLVHRLMAVMEPYPSFELLIVDDGSSDQTRYVLRQLSKEYPVVRFISFSKNFGHQMALRAGYENARGKAVICLDADLQHPPELIPTLIQKWCEGYDVVYTVRQPDPNLSWFKRNSSKYFYTLLRNISGLTIEDGAADFRLLDRKVVDTLNQFKENDLFLRGAISWVGFRQCRILYEPAARYAGRSKYSLRKMMHLAAMGITSFSTKPLYLSVLLGFGMFLFATLFGAEVLYEKYFTNTTVSGWTSLILLMVLIGGVQFIIIGIIGIYLGKTFVEVKQRPAYIIGDTSEIEETETTWQSSATDKEQFYLPLT, from the coding sequence ATGAAATCACCGGACGGTATGATTAGTATAGTCGTACCAGCATACAACGAGGAGGAGAACCTGCCCGTTCTGGTTCATCGTCTTATGGCTGTAATGGAGCCTTATCCATCATTTGAACTATTAATAGTTGACGACGGGAGTTCTGACCAGACTCGGTATGTGTTGCGGCAACTGAGTAAGGAATATCCAGTTGTTCGATTCATATCGTTTTCAAAAAACTTTGGCCATCAGATGGCCTTACGGGCAGGTTACGAAAATGCCCGTGGTAAAGCTGTTATTTGTCTGGATGCCGATCTTCAACACCCACCCGAACTAATTCCAACCTTAATCCAGAAATGGTGCGAAGGCTACGACGTTGTCTATACCGTTCGTCAGCCTGATCCCAACTTATCGTGGTTTAAGCGGAATTCATCAAAATATTTTTACACGCTACTCCGCAATATATCGGGCCTGACAATTGAAGATGGTGCAGCCGATTTTCGATTACTCGACCGAAAGGTAGTTGATACGCTCAATCAGTTTAAAGAAAACGATCTTTTTTTGCGGGGGGCCATTTCGTGGGTTGGTTTCCGGCAGTGTCGGATATTATATGAACCGGCTGCCCGCTATGCTGGCCGCTCGAAATACTCGCTCCGGAAAATGATGCACCTGGCAGCCATGGGAATTACGTCCTTCTCGACTAAGCCACTCTATCTGTCGGTGCTGCTGGGGTTCGGCATGTTTTTGTTCGCCACTTTGTTTGGAGCGGAGGTGCTGTATGAGAAATATTTTACCAACACAACCGTATCGGGCTGGACATCACTGATCTTATTAATGGTGCTCATTGGCGGTGTTCAGTTCATTATTATTGGTATTATTGGTATTTATTTGGGAAAAACATTCGTGGAGGTTAAACAACGGCCTGCTTATATCATTGGAGATACGAGTGAAATTGAAGAGACGGAAACAACATGGCAGAGTTCAGCTACCGACAAAGAACAATTTTATTTACCGTTGACGTAG
- a CDS encoding ion channel: MNIPDTQPKNLHGRNSQLVDQEEKRRDLGFGTKLNDTYSRLINRDGSFNLVRRNGSFWDQLNLYNRLITMSWAKFLVLVLLFYCVSNGLFACLYLLVGAENLQSSAEQMFYGPFWKAFFFSSQTLTTVGYGHIAPVSFLASIVAAFESMLGLLSFALVTGLLYGRFSRPSAYIKFSRRAIFSPYLDVNGWMFRIINARSNQLIDVQVEVTMSRLETRADGSRHRRYYNLKLERSKVVFFPTNWTLVHPITNESPLHGCTPDDLAESDTEFLILLQAMDDTFSQVVHRRYSYRYDEVLWGQKFRPMFDGGQRGMVELDLEKLDDTEEAFLN, translated from the coding sequence ATGAATATACCTGATACTCAGCCCAAAAACCTGCATGGTCGAAATAGTCAGTTGGTTGACCAGGAAGAGAAACGGCGGGATCTTGGGTTTGGAACAAAACTCAACGATACGTATTCGAGGTTGATCAACAGAGATGGTAGTTTTAATCTGGTCCGAAGAAATGGCTCATTCTGGGATCAGTTAAACCTATATAACCGGCTCATTACAATGAGTTGGGCGAAGTTTTTAGTATTAGTGCTGCTATTCTACTGTGTGTCTAATGGACTGTTTGCCTGCCTATACTTGCTGGTTGGTGCCGAAAACCTGCAGAGCTCAGCCGAGCAGATGTTCTATGGCCCTTTCTGGAAAGCCTTTTTTTTTAGTTCGCAAACCTTAACCACGGTTGGCTACGGGCATATTGCTCCGGTTAGTTTTCTGGCCAGTATTGTTGCTGCTTTCGAGTCGATGCTAGGTTTGCTGTCGTTTGCGCTGGTGACAGGATTGCTCTATGGCCGCTTCTCGCGACCATCGGCTTATATTAAGTTTTCGCGCCGGGCCATATTTTCGCCTTACCTCGATGTAAATGGCTGGATGTTTCGGATCATAAATGCCCGCTCCAATCAGTTGATCGATGTGCAGGTGGAAGTGACCATGTCGCGGTTAGAAACGCGGGCCGACGGTTCGCGGCATCGCCGGTACTATAATCTGAAACTGGAACGGAGCAAAGTTGTCTTTTTCCCAACCAACTGGACGCTCGTGCATCCAATTACCAACGAAAGTCCATTGCACGGCTGCACGCCCGACGACCTGGCCGAATCTGACACCGAATTTCTAATTTTGCTTCAGGCAATGGACGACACATTTTCGCAGGTTGTACACCGGCGTTATTCGTATCGGTACGATGAAGTGCTTTGGGGGCAAAAATTCAGGCCTATGTTCGATGGAGGCCAGCGTGGTATGGTTGAACTAGATCTGGAAAAACTGGACGATACCGAAGAGGCCTTTCTTAATTAG
- a CDS encoding LD-carboxypeptidase, giving the protein MISPPFLRPGDTVGVVAPASWFPYDEVAEGLRILREEWQLNVIEGDSLRAVDGPFAGSDDLRRNDLQRLFDDPAVKAVFAARGGYGCYRIVDQLDLTQLKQQPKWLIGFSDVTVLLSQFYKHGVESLHGLMPRQYGHPNRTESLESVRRWLFGESPDYYVVSPHRQNRYGRATGPLVGGNLTMLVNSLSTPTDLDLSGAVLFIEDIDETLFSIDRMMTQLRRAGRLAELAGLVVGQFTDIRGSSSLPFGKDALEIIAEAIAGYTYPVLFDFPAGHVDYNLALPIGRTVRLEIDDVAGRIIF; this is encoded by the coding sequence TTGATTTCTCCTCCTTTTTTGCGCCCCGGCGATACGGTTGGGGTGGTAGCGCCTGCCAGTTGGTTCCCTTACGATGAAGTTGCCGAAGGGTTGCGCATTTTGCGCGAAGAATGGCAACTGAATGTTATTGAAGGCGATAGCTTACGGGCTGTCGATGGGCCATTTGCCGGTTCCGACGATCTTCGGCGGAACGACCTGCAACGGTTGTTTGACGATCCGGCCGTAAAGGCTGTATTTGCCGCCCGTGGTGGATATGGTTGTTATCGAATCGTTGATCAGTTAGATCTAACTCAGCTAAAGCAACAACCCAAATGGCTAATTGGGTTTAGCGATGTAACGGTGTTATTGAGTCAGTTTTATAAACATGGTGTCGAGAGCCTGCATGGGCTGATGCCCCGGCAATACGGACACCCCAATCGGACCGAATCGCTCGAATCGGTGCGTCGGTGGTTGTTTGGCGAAAGTCCCGATTACTATGTTGTCTCGCCCCATCGGCAGAACCGATATGGCAGGGCTACAGGGCCACTGGTTGGCGGTAACCTAACCATGCTTGTTAATTCGCTGAGTACACCCACTGATCTGGATTTATCGGGAGCCGTTCTGTTTATTGAGGATATTGACGAAACATTGTTTTCAATCGATCGGATGATGACACAACTTCGACGGGCCGGTCGGCTGGCCGAGTTGGCGGGCTTGGTGGTTGGGCAATTTACGGACATACGGGGTAGTTCATCGCTTCCGTTTGGGAAAGACGCCCTCGAAATAATTGCCGAGGCCATAGCTGGGTATACCTATCCTGTATTGTTTGATTTTCCGGCTGGTCATGTGGATTATAATCTGGCATTACCTATCGGCCGAACCGTTCGGCTGGAGATTGATGACGTTGCCGGGCGAATTATATTCTAG
- a CDS encoding M42 family metallopeptidase, producing MNEHSKSFLYRYLNNASPTGFESSGQQIWLDYLKPYIDEHIVDTYGTAVGVIGPGKEYKVVIEAHSDEISWFVNYISDDGYLFVRRNGGSDALIAPSMRVNLHTKKGVVEGVFGWPAIHVRDLSKDTAPKVTDLFIDVGAATKQEVLDMGIHVGTVCTFSDGLTELNDRYFVGRALDNRMGGFMIAEVARLLKENTIELPFTLYVVNAVQEEIGLRGAEMIARRLRPDLAICTDVTHDTQSPKYDKKEQGDLKCGDGPVLCYGPAVQNNVLDFMIDVAERQAIAFQRQAVSRSTGTDTDAFAYATEGIASALISLPLKYMHTTVETVHKDDVQNVIKLMYETLLALKGTEDFRYIK from the coding sequence ATGAACGAACACAGTAAAAGTTTCCTGTATCGGTATCTAAACAATGCCTCACCAACAGGCTTCGAGTCGTCGGGGCAGCAGATCTGGCTCGATTACCTCAAGCCCTATATCGATGAGCATATCGTTGACACCTATGGCACTGCCGTTGGTGTAATAGGGCCCGGCAAAGAGTATAAAGTAGTCATCGAAGCACACTCCGACGAGATTTCGTGGTTTGTGAACTACATTTCCGACGACGGCTACCTGTTTGTTCGGCGCAATGGCGGCTCCGATGCTCTCATCGCTCCCTCTATGCGCGTTAATCTGCACACTAAAAAGGGAGTAGTGGAGGGTGTATTTGGCTGGCCTGCCATTCATGTCCGCGACCTATCGAAAGATACGGCACCTAAAGTTACCGACCTGTTTATCGACGTGGGTGCCGCTACCAAGCAGGAGGTGCTGGATATGGGAATTCACGTCGGGACTGTCTGCACATTTTCAGATGGGTTGACGGAGTTAAACGACCGCTACTTTGTAGGGCGTGCGCTCGATAACCGGATGGGCGGTTTTATGATTGCCGAAGTGGCCCGGCTACTGAAAGAGAATACTATTGAACTTCCATTCACACTCTATGTTGTGAATGCGGTACAGGAAGAAATTGGGCTGCGTGGTGCCGAAATGATTGCCCGGCGGCTTCGGCCCGACCTTGCCATCTGTACAGATGTTACGCACGATACGCAGTCGCCGAAATACGACAAAAAAGAACAGGGCGATCTGAAATGTGGAGACGGTCCCGTACTTTGCTATGGCCCGGCAGTGCAGAACAATGTGCTCGATTTTATGATTGATGTAGCCGAGCGGCAAGCGATTGCGTTTCAGCGACAGGCTGTAAGCCGTTCAACCGGCACCGATACCGATGCCTTTGCTTATGCCACCGAAGGCATTGCCTCTGCCCTGATTTCGCTACCACTAAAATACATGCATACGACAGTCGAAACCGTTCATAAAGACGATGTTCAGAACGTTATTAAGCTCATGTACGAAACATTGCTCGCCCTCAAAGGAACAGAGGATTTTCGGTATATAAAATAA
- a CDS encoding peptidoglycan DD-metalloendopeptidase family protein: MLLPFDFRKDPYVQLDFSATNPDLATLDLTNTTVFTDYVFSKLQAAGAQVGVGGYNEHRVIYRRSNHFNTTAEPREIHLGIDFWTAAETPVFTPMAGVVHSFRDNANFGDYGPTIILEHVVSGNPLYSLYGHLTRSSLDGLYVGKSFSAHDQIGAIGPYPENGDWPPHLHFQLMTDMLGYKGDFPGVCSLRDRSTYLALCPNPNDILSIQGL; this comes from the coding sequence ATGCTGTTGCCTTTCGATTTCCGGAAAGACCCGTATGTGCAGCTCGATTTTTCGGCTACCAACCCTGATCTGGCCACGCTCGATCTGACCAATACCACAGTCTTTACCGATTATGTATTCAGTAAATTACAGGCTGCCGGTGCGCAGGTGGGCGTTGGCGGCTATAACGAACACCGGGTCATTTATCGACGGAGCAACCATTTTAATACCACAGCAGAACCTCGCGAAATTCATCTTGGCATCGATTTCTGGACCGCAGCCGAAACACCCGTTTTTACGCCAATGGCCGGCGTAGTGCACAGCTTTCGGGACAACGCCAATTTTGGCGATTATGGCCCCACTATCATTCTGGAGCATGTTGTTAGTGGTAACCCACTGTATAGTTTATATGGACACCTGACACGGTCGTCGCTGGATGGCTTGTATGTTGGTAAATCGTTTAGTGCTCATGATCAGATCGGTGCCATTGGCCCCTATCCCGAAAATGGCGACTGGCCTCCACATCTGCATTTTCAGCTTATGACCGATATGCTGGGCTACAAAGGCGACTTCCCCGGCGTTTGCTCACTGCGCGACCGATCAACGTATTTGGCTCTATGCCCTAACCCAAACGACATATTGAGCATTCAGGGGTTATAA
- a CDS encoding kelch repeat-containing protein, protein MWFLCGWFLIGCTPNEVLRLPGDWRARSELEGPARRGAVAFVIGHKAYITTGLNLTDEALADLWIYDDAANTWTQGLNFPGKARSEAVGFAIGNKGYVGTGLDAKDSLLRDFYEYNPLTNQWRQIANFGGSARQSAVGFVIDSLGYVATGSDGLEQRDLWAYNPASDSWQRKADFSGNARTGAASFVVNSQAYLGTGSTNGVNQTDFWMYDPAKDSWFERHSFERTSIARSNGVGFAINNIGYFVTGACAQRSGDYDFWAYDPVGDSWNLKASFEGISRTKAVGFAIGSTGYVATGINGKKSFDDLWVFMPD, encoded by the coding sequence ATGTGGTTTTTGTGTGGTTGGTTTCTGATAGGGTGTACGCCAAATGAAGTTTTGCGTTTGCCGGGCGACTGGCGGGCCCGGTCCGAACTGGAAGGTCCGGCCCGGCGGGGAGCGGTGGCTTTTGTGATTGGTCATAAAGCTTATATCACCACCGGATTAAATTTGACCGATGAAGCACTGGCTGACCTGTGGATATACGATGATGCCGCCAATACCTGGACACAGGGCCTTAACTTTCCTGGCAAGGCACGGAGCGAAGCTGTTGGGTTTGCTATCGGCAACAAAGGTTATGTTGGAACAGGCCTTGATGCAAAAGATAGTTTACTCCGGGATTTTTATGAATATAACCCGCTAACGAACCAATGGCGGCAGATTGCCAATTTTGGTGGCTCAGCGCGGCAATCGGCCGTTGGTTTTGTTATTGATAGTTTGGGCTATGTGGCAACCGGCTCTGATGGACTCGAACAGCGAGACCTATGGGCTTATAATCCAGCTTCTGATTCCTGGCAACGCAAAGCCGACTTCAGTGGAAATGCACGGACAGGAGCTGCGTCATTTGTGGTCAATAGCCAGGCGTATTTAGGGACAGGTAGTACGAATGGCGTAAATCAGACCGATTTCTGGATGTACGATCCGGCAAAAGATAGCTGGTTTGAACGGCATAGTTTCGAACGAACATCCATTGCCCGTTCTAATGGGGTTGGCTTTGCCATAAATAATATAGGATATTTTGTGACGGGTGCCTGTGCACAGCGATCGGGCGACTATGATTTTTGGGCCTATGACCCGGTCGGCGATTCGTGGAATTTGAAAGCCTCATTTGAAGGAATATCGCGGACAAAAGCCGTTGGCTTTGCTATTGGTTCTACTGGATACGTCGCTACGGGAATTAATGGCAAAAAATCGTTCGATGATTTATGGGTTTTTATGCCAGATTGA
- a CDS encoding peptide MFS transporter, with protein MDATVEKPIKESTLFGHPMGLFVLFFTEMWERFSYYGMRAILLLFLLDKVRGGLGLTEADGAAIYGIYTASVYLLSLPGGWIADNLLGQRKSIFYGGIIIMLGHIILAVPGGPGVFYLGLCTVAMGTGLLKPNISSLVGELYPEGGARKDAAFSIFYMGINTGSLLGISIVGYLGQKINWHYGFGAAAVAMALGIVTFQTLGKKYLGDRGNYIVQTSMEGSASSSRNRSMLVLVALLVALLAGLQLTGVLDMTTAQGLAKAMGTIISLTAVVYFLYILLAGGLDTVEKKRVGVLFVFFLASALFWAGNEQQGSSLQIFADRYTDLNFFGWEMPSSWFQNLNPAFILIFSPVLAALWVFLVNRKIDFSVPAKFATSLLLLGLAYVVMVVASRLALTGVRTSPLFLAFTYLFFTLGELFLSPVGLSAFSKLAPKQYTSQLMGLWFVGTSLGNLIAGLFAGGFDEENIRQMPQMFQNVAYFSLGFGMLLLLLAKPLKKWMGGIQ; from the coding sequence ATGGATGCTACTGTTGAGAAGCCTATCAAAGAGTCCACACTTTTTGGCCACCCGATGGGCCTTTTCGTTTTGTTTTTTACCGAGATGTGGGAGCGCTTCAGCTACTATGGCATGCGGGCCATCCTGCTCCTGTTTCTGCTCGACAAGGTTCGGGGAGGGCTTGGCCTGACCGAAGCTGACGGAGCTGCAATCTATGGTATTTATACGGCATCAGTGTATCTGCTCTCATTACCTGGCGGCTGGATTGCCGATAACCTGCTGGGTCAGCGTAAGTCTATTTTCTATGGCGGAATCATTATTATGCTAGGCCATATCATTCTGGCGGTTCCGGGTGGGCCGGGGGTGTTCTATTTGGGGCTTTGTACGGTAGCCATGGGAACGGGGCTGCTTAAACCAAACATCAGTAGTCTGGTTGGTGAACTTTACCCTGAAGGCGGGGCTCGCAAAGATGCAGCATTCTCTATTTTTTACATGGGTATTAATACAGGTTCACTGCTGGGCATCTCAATTGTTGGGTATCTGGGACAGAAAATTAACTGGCATTATGGCTTTGGGGCAGCCGCTGTAGCAATGGCTTTAGGAATTGTCACATTCCAGACGTTAGGAAAAAAATATCTTGGCGATCGGGGGAATTACATAGTTCAAACCTCTATGGAAGGCAGTGCTTCATCGAGCCGTAATCGTTCGATGTTAGTACTTGTGGCATTGCTAGTAGCTCTGCTGGCTGGTTTGCAACTGACGGGTGTGCTCGATATGACTACGGCACAGGGATTAGCGAAAGCAATGGGCACCATTATTTCGCTGACCGCAGTCGTCTACTTTTTATATATCCTGCTGGCGGGCGGTCTGGATACCGTTGAAAAAAAGCGTGTTGGCGTACTATTTGTCTTTTTTCTGGCATCGGCACTGTTCTGGGCCGGGAATGAGCAGCAGGGCTCATCGTTGCAAATCTTTGCCGACCGCTATACCGATTTGAATTTCTTTGGCTGGGAAATGCCATCGAGCTGGTTTCAGAATCTTAATCCAGCGTTCATTCTGATTTTTTCGCCAGTTCTGGCGGCCTTATGGGTTTTTCTGGTAAACAGAAAGATCGATTTTTCGGTCCCGGCCAAATTTGCCACCAGCCTGCTTTTACTTGGTTTGGCGTATGTGGTCATGGTAGTAGCATCGCGATTGGCACTGACCGGCGTGCGAACATCGCCTTTGTTTCTGGCGTTTACTTACCTGTTCTTTACACTTGGCGAGTTGTTTCTGAGCCCGGTTGGATTGAGTGCTTTTTCCAAGCTGGCTCCTAAACAATACACAAGCCAGTTAATGGGCCTTTGGTTTGTGGGTACATCGTTAGGGAACCTGATCGCGGGCTTATTTGCGGGTGGGTTCGATGAGGAAAATATCCGGCAGATGCCACAAATGTTTCAGAATGTAGCCTACTTCAGCCTGGGTTTTGGCATGCTGCTGTTGCTGTTAGCAAAGCCGCTCAAAAAATGGATGGGTGGTATTCAATGA
- a CDS encoding translation initiation factor, translating to MSKKNRMGVVYSTNPDFAYQSDESSEAETLPPAQQNLKIWLVKPGGNKVVTTIRGFVGTDVDLADLGKQLKSACGTGGSTKDGEILIQGDHRDKVLTWLSNKGYKAKKAGG from the coding sequence ATGAGCAAGAAAAATCGCATGGGTGTTGTCTATTCGACCAATCCGGATTTCGCTTATCAATCCGATGAGTCGTCAGAGGCCGAAACCCTGCCCCCAGCACAGCAGAACCTTAAAATATGGCTGGTAAAACCAGGTGGCAACAAAGTAGTTACAACCATTCGTGGTTTTGTTGGAACCGATGTCGACCTTGCCGATTTAGGCAAACAGTTAAAGTCGGCCTGTGGCACTGGCGGCTCAACCAAAGACGGCGAAATCCTGATCCAGGGCGATCATCGCGACAAAGTACTTACATGGCTTAGCAACAAAGGTTATAAGGCAAAAAAAGCAGGAGGCTAA
- a CDS encoding LytTR family DNA-binding domain-containing protein, translating into MTLPLRTILVDDEPLAISRLRRLLTKHRDIFEVMGDASNGAEGLTLIEAERPDVIFLDIEMPLLNGFEMLSRLTAMPMVVFATAFDQYAIRAFEENSVDYLLKPVEADRLARTAKKIQAVVERNDLAKMASSPMSDNLMRLLAQMQPKKEIYSISVKTGEKIILIPLSDIAYFEAEDKYVFLATMDGQKFLTTYTLTTLNEKLPDMFIRVSRSVMVNRHKIAEVHKHFDGKFMLALNDKKGTKLTSGSTYGEAIRQLLEL; encoded by the coding sequence ATGACTCTTCCGTTAAGAACTATACTTGTCGACGACGAACCACTGGCAATCAGCCGGTTGCGTCGATTATTAACCAAACACCGCGATATATTCGAGGTGATGGGCGATGCCTCGAATGGCGCTGAAGGCTTAACGCTAATTGAAGCGGAACGCCCCGACGTAATTTTTCTCGATATTGAAATGCCACTACTCAACGGTTTTGAAATGCTCTCGCGACTAACGGCAATGCCTATGGTTGTGTTTGCTACGGCTTTCGACCAATACGCTATCCGGGCGTTCGAAGAAAACTCTGTCGACTATCTGCTCAAACCTGTTGAAGCCGATCGATTGGCTCGTACAGCCAAAAAAATTCAGGCAGTAGTGGAACGAAACGATCTGGCCAAAATGGCCAGTAGCCCAATGTCCGACAACCTGATGCGGTTGCTGGCTCAGATGCAGCCAAAGAAAGAAATTTACTCCATTTCGGTGAAAACTGGCGAAAAAATCATTCTGATTCCGCTCTCCGACATTGCTTACTTCGAAGCCGAAGACAAGTATGTCTTTCTGGCGACAATGGATGGGCAAAAGTTTCTGACGACTTATACGCTGACAACGCTCAACGAAAAACTCCCCGATATGTTCATTCGTGTGAGCCGGTCAGTAATGGTCAATCGTCACAAAATAGCGGAAGTCCATAAGCACTTCGATGGCAAATTTATGCTGGCATTGAACGATAAAAAAGGCACCAAACTAACCTCAGGCAGCACATACGGCGAAGCGATCCGACAACTGCTCGAACTTTAA